TCTGTCGTGACCTTGGGTGTTTTTGACGGGGTTCACCTTGCCCACCGAAAGATAATAAAAAAAACTATAGCTGAAGCAAAACACCTTAAGGCAAAGAGCATTGTAATTACTTTTGAAAAACATCCGAAGAAGACCACGCACAAAAAGGCCCCGCTGATACTTACCACCACGACAAAGAAAATAGACCTCATAAGAAAACTGGGCGTTGATATACTTGTGCTTGTTGATTTTAATAAGAAATTTGCCTCAATTCCGGCTAGGTCCTTTATTGAGAACATTCTGGTAAGAAAATTAAAAGTGAGAAAAGTAGTTGTTGGTCATGATTATGGCTTTGGCAAAGGCAAAGAAGGGAATGCAAAGCTTCTAAAAAATGAAGGCAAACGATTTGGTTTTAAAACACTGGTTACGGCCCCGGTGTTAATTAATAATAAAATAATATCAAGTACGAGAATTAGAAGTGCAGTCCGTTCCGGAGATATTTCCACTGCAAAAAAATATTTAGGGCGTGATTATTCGGTTATAGGAAAAGTAGAACAGGGAAAGAAGCTCGGAAGAACTTTTGGATTTCCGACTGCTAATTTAAATTGTTTTAATGAAGTTGTTCCCAAAGAAGGCGTTTATGCCGTGAGAATCCGGATGAACGGAAAGAATTACAAAGGTGCCTGTAGTATTACCAGCCCGACCTTTGACCGGCCGGATAAACCCGCAAAACCCGAAGTATTTATATTTAATTTCAAAAAGAACATCTATAATAAAGTAATGGAAGTGTACTTCATAAAAAAAATACGGGGAAGTAGAAAATTTAATAATATTCCTGCATTGGTAAAACAAATAAACAGAGATATCGCAGTAATAAAGAAATTAATTAAATAGAAACTAAAAACAAGTTGTATCCTCGGATTGCGTCTTCATTTATGATATTTCTTTTCATTATCAGTGTTATCAGACCATTACATGTCTTGACTATGACCACTGCATAGGGTAAAATATACCAATGTTTGTTTGTGCATAAAAAGCACATGTTTTAGTTCATTGTAAGAACGTTTTTATCAGTGGAATCGTTCTTCAAAAGGATATAATGTCTAAGAAAAAAGGACTGTTACAAAAGGTTTTTGGCAAGGTTATTACGATTATGGTTGTTCCACATAATGAAAACAGGATGTTCCAGTTTCGCATTCCTGTTTTAATTGCTGTTTGTCTGTTTGGAGCTTTTATTACCCTTGTAACCTATTCTATATTGATTGTTCAAGATAATATCGATTATAAAAAATCGAAAGCCTCAGTTCTCGAAACTAAAGAAAAAGTTGCGATAATCAATGAGGAGTATAACCGGATTCAATTAAGAGTTCAGAAATTCAGAGAAGAAGAAAAAAAGCTCCGGGAGATGGTTGGTCTTAAAAACAAAAAGGCGTTAGT
The nucleotide sequence above comes from Candidatus Firestonebacteria bacterium RIFOXYD2_FULL_39_29. Encoded proteins:
- a CDS encoding riboflavin biosynthesis protein RibF; translated protein: MRITSLKHLPNIQASVVTLGVFDGVHLAHRKIIKKTIAEAKHLKAKSIVITFEKHPKKTTHKKAPLILTTTTKKIDLIRKLGVDILVLVDFNKKFASIPARSFIENILVRKLKVRKVVVGHDYGFGKGKEGNAKLLKNEGKRFGFKTLVTAPVLINNKIISSTRIRSAVRSGDISTAKKYLGRDYSVIGKVEQGKKLGRTFGFPTANLNCFNEVVPKEGVYAVRIRMNGKNYKGACSITSPTFDRPDKPAKPEVFIFNFKKNIYNKVMEVYFIKKIRGSRKFNNIPALVKQINRDIAVIKKLIK